CGTAGCGCGAATGCCGTAGTTCCCTCGATTTCAGCCGGGCTTGATCTCCTTCAGCGGCAGCTTTGAGCTTTCCTTGAGACGATCGAGCACGATGGATGAGCGCACATGAGCGACGCTCTGGTGCGGCATCAGCACGTCGTTCACAAGGTTGGAAAGGCCCTTGAGGTCGCGCAGCACCGCCTTGAGCACGTAGTCGGCATCTCCCGTCAAGGAATAGGCCTCCTGGATCTCGTCGATGCGGTTGACCAGGGCACGGAAGCGCTTTGAATTGTCCGGCGAATGGGTCGCGAGCCCCACCTGGATGAAGGCGATCACGCCGAAGCCGAGCGCCTCGCTGGAGAGGTCAGCGTGATAGCCCGCGATCACCTTCTCTTCCTCCAGCCGCATCCGCCGCCTCGAGCATTGCGAGGCCGAGAGGCCCGCGACCTCGGCGAGCTCCTGGTTAGTGAGGCGACCGTCATCCTGGAGCGCGGTCAGGATCTTGAGGTCAAAGGCGTCCACGGAGATCATGCGTCTTTTACCCATTTCGTGCACGGATCGTGCATAGGATAGCCAAATCCCGTCTCGTTTGCACGCTCCTCGCGCGTCCGATGAAGGATAGTCCCTCTCTAGCCGCCATTTGGGAGAACACCATGGGTCCGTTTCCGCACGATGCACCGCCGGCCACAATCACCGCCGACAATCCGATGGGCACCGACGGGTTCGAGTTCGTCGAATATGCGCATCCCAATCCGGAAGAACTGCACGCGTTGTTCAAGTTGATGGGCTATGCGCCCGTCGCGCGCCACCGGACCAAGAAGATCACGGTCTATCGCCAGGGCGACATCAACTATCTCGTCAATGAGGAGCCCGGCACCCACGGCTTCGAGTTCGTCGCCGCCCACGGCCCCTGCGCGCCGTCCATGGCGTTTCGCGTCGTCGATGCCAAGGCGGCCTATGAGCGCGCGATTGCGCTCGGCGCGGAGCAAGCGGATGTGTCGTCGGCGCAGAAGACGCTCGACGTGCCCGCGATCAAGGGCATCGGCGGCAGCCTGCTTTATCTCGTCGATCGCTACGGTGCCAAGGGCTCGGCCTATGATGCCGAGTTCGAATGGCTCGGCGAGCGCGATCCGCGACCCCATGGTGCCGGCCTGTTCTATCTCGACCACCTCACCCACAACGTCCATCGCGGCCGTATGGATGTCTGGGCCGGCTTCTACGAAAAGCTGTTCAACTTCCGCCAGATCCGCTTCTTCGACATCGAGGGCCGCGCCTCCGGCCTGTTCTCGCGGGCGCTGACTAGCCCAGACGGCAAGATCCGGATTCCGATCAACGAGGACGCCGGCGATTCCGGGCAGATCGAGGAATATCTGAAAACCTACCGCGGCGAAGGCATACAGCACATCGCCTGCGGCTGCCGCGAGATCCACGGCACGATCGAAGGCCTGCGCGCCGCCGGCCTGCCCTTCATGCCGTCGCCGCCAGAGACCTATTTCGAGAAGATCGACGCACGCCTGCCCAAGCACGGCGAAGACGTCGTACGGTTGCAGCGGAACGGCATCCTGATCGACGGCGAAGGCGTGGTCGATGGCGGCCAGACCAAGGTGCTGCTGCAGATCTTCTCGGCGAACGCGATCGGCCCGATCTTCTTCGAATTCATCCAGCGCAAGGGCGACGACGGCTTTGGCGAGGGCAATTTCAAGGCCCTGTTCGAGTCGATCGAGGAGGACCAGATCCGGCGCGGGGTGTTGAAGGTGGGTAACGCGGCGTAGGGCGCCGCGTTAGGCGCGAGCTGCGCCTACATCACCGGTGTCGTCCCCGCGAAGGCGGGGACCCATAACCCCAGTGTCGTATAGGGTGGGCAAAGCGGAGCGTGCCCACCACCTTTATCGAATTGCGGAAAGAACGTGGGCACGGCGCTTCGCGCCTTTGCCCACCCTACGCGATCTTTGCCGGGGCTAGACCTATCGCTTCCACGCGGCCGTCACCGCACTGATCTCCGCACCCTCCGGCTCACGCACCGCCGACGGCGTGCGTGAGAATCTCGGCGCGGGCGCAGGCTGCTTCACGCCGTGGCGCTCGAGAAAGACCTCGCGCGCCACCATGTGCGGATGCTGCGTCGCTTCCGACATGGTCAGCACTGGCGCAAAGCAGATGTCGGTGCCTTCCATGATCCTGCACCAGTCCTCGCGCGTCTTGCTCTTGAACACGGCCTTCAGCTTCTCCTTCAGCGCCGGCCAGGCCTTGGGATTCATCTGCGCGTCGAAATCTGCGTCAGTCAGGCCCGCGTGCTCGCGCAGCAGCGCGTAGAACTGCGGCTCGATCGAGCCGATCGAGACGAAGTGGCCGCAGGCGCATTCGTAGACGCCATAGAAATGTGCGCCGCCATCGAGGAAGTTCTGGTTACGCCCTTCGGTCCAGCGGCCGAGCGTCGTCATGTCGAAGAAGAACGACATCAGCGATGCTGCGCCGTCGCACATCGCGGCGTCCACCACCTGTCCCTTGCCGGATTTCTGCGCTTCCAGCAGCGCGGCGAGCACGCCGACGACGAGATAGAGCGCGCCGCCGCCGAAATCGCCGACGAGGTTGAGCGGCGGCACCGGTGCTTCCTTGGTGCCGATCGCGGCGAGCGCGCCGGTGATGGAGATGTAGTTGATGTCATGGCCGGCCGCGTTGGCGAGCGGGCCTTCCTGGCCCCAGCCGGTCATGCGGCCGTAGACGAGTTTTGGATTGCGTGCGAGCACCACATCGGGGCCGAGCCCGAGCCGCTCCATCACGCCAGGACGAAAGCCCTCGACCAGCGCATCGGCGCTGGCGAGCAGGTCGAGCACTTGCGCGATCGCCGCCTTGTCCTTGAGGTCGAGCTCGATCACCTTGCGGCCGCGGCCGGCCACCGACTTCATGCTCTTCCTGGCGCCGACGCGGTCGAGCGTCACGACATCGGCGCCCATGTCGGCCAGCATCATGCAGGCGAACGGGCCGGGCCCGATGCCGGCGAATTCGACGACGCGGAAGCCCGACAGCGGGCCGGAGGTGCGGACGGATGTGTTCTGGGCTGGTTTATCGAGCACGTTTTTGTTTCCTCGGGTCGCGGGCAAATGCCGGTGGTCCGGCAAGCGCCTCCGACGTTGCTCTTGGGGGCGAGTTAATTGGCTGATTAACTTTTCTCGCCTTCACGCCAGCGAGGCAAGCGCTTTTCACGCATGGGCGCATAATAAAAGCGGCGCGCATTTCTGCGCGCCGCGGAAAATTTGTGTCGAGGCGCTAGAGCGCGAGTGTCACCCGGCCGCAGCTACCGCGCGCTGCGCCATCACCTTGACGAGGTTGGCGCGGTACTCCGCCGTGCCGTGGATGTCGGCCAATAGTCCGCTCGCGGGGATGCTGACGCTGTCGAGTGCGGACGGCGACCAGTTCGCCTTCAGCGCGGCTTCGATGGCGCCAACCCGCATCACGCCGCTCTGCGAGGCGCCGGTGGCGGCGACGCGGATCTCGCCGGATTTCGTCTGCGCGACGAACACGGCGGTCAGCGCGAAGCGTGAGGCAGGGTGCCGCATCTTGGCATAGCCCGCTTTCGCCAGAACCGGGAACGACACGGCGGTGATGATCTCGCCGTCTTCAAGTGCCGTGGTGAACAGGCCCTTGAAGAAATCCTCCGCCGCAATCGACCGCTTGTTGGTCTTCACGGTGGCGCCGAGCGCGAGCAATGCGGCCGGGTAATCCGCGGCGGGATCGTTGTTGGCGATCGAGCCGCCGATCGTGCCGCGATACCGCACGGCGGGATCGCCGATCAGCGACGCCAGATAGGCGAGCGCGGGGATCGCCTTCTTCGCGACATCGCTGGTCGCCACATCGTAATGCGGCGTGGCGGCCTTGATGGTCAGCGTGTCGCCGGCGGCCTCGACACCGATCAGCTCCTTGATCTTGCCGAGGTCGATCAGGTCGGAGGGCCCCGCGAGGCGCTGCTTCATCACCGGCAGCAGCGTCTGGCCGCCGGCGAGGAATTTTGCCTCGCTGCCCTTGCCGAACAGACTGGCGGCTTCGTCGACCGAGGAGGCGCGATGATAGGTGGTCTGGTACATGTTCGTTCCTCCCTTAAGCCGCGTGGATCGTGCGCCACACCCGGTCAGGGGTTGCGGGCATTTCCAGATTGTTCTTGCCGATCGCATCCGTAATCGCGTTGATCACGGCCGCGGAGGCGCCGATCGCGCCGGCCTCACCGCAACCCTTGATGCCCAAGGGATTGCCCGGGCACAGCGTCGTGGTGTGGGAGAGGTTGAACGAGGGCAGATCGTCGGCGCGCGGCATGGAGTAATCCATGAACGAGGCCGTGACCGGCTGGCCGTTGGCATCGTAGATGGCGTGCTCGAGCAGCGCCTGCCCGATGCCTTGCGCGAGGCCGCCATGGACCTGGCCTTCGACAATCATCGGGTTGATCAGCCGGCCGAAATCGTCGGCCGCGACGAAGTTGACGAAGGAGGTCTTGCCCGTGCCGGGATCGACCTCGAGCTCGCAGATATAGGCGCCGGCCGGGAAGGTGAAGTTGGTCGGGTCGTAGAAGGCGCTTTCCTTCAGGCCCGGCTCCATCCCGTCAGGCAGGTTGTGCGCGGTGTAGGCCGCAAGCGCGACCATCGGGAAGGCGATCGCCTTGTCGGTGCCGGTCACCTTGAACTCGCCATTCTCGATGACGATGTCGGCTTCCGACGCTTCCAGCGCATGCGCGGCGATCTTCTTGGCCTTGGATTCCATCTTCTCCATGGCCTTCAGGATCGCGGTGAGGCCGACGGCTGCGGAGCGCGAGCCGTAGGTGCCCATGCCGAACTGCACCTTGTCGGTGTCGCCATGCACGATCGAGACCTGGCTGATCGGAACGCCGAGGCGATCGGCGACGAGCTGGCAGAACGTCGTCTCGTGGCCCTGGCCGTGGCTGTGCGAGCCCGTGAGGATCTCGATGGTGCCGACCGGGTTGACGCGCACTTCTGCGGATTCCCACAGGCCGACGCCGGCGCCCAGGCTGCCGACCGCCTTGGACGGCGCGATGCCGCAGGCCTCGATGTAGCAGGACACGCCGATGCCGCGCAGCTTGCCCTGCGACTTTGCTTGCGCCTTGCGCGCGGCAAAGCCGGCATAGTCGATCGCCTTCATCGCCGCATCGAGCGACGCGTTAAAGTCGCCGGTGTCATAGGCCATGATCACAGGCGTCTGGTGCGGGAACTGGGTGATGAAGTTGGTCCGGCGCAACTGGGCCGGATCGACGTTCAGCTGCCGAGCGGCCGTCTCCATCAGACGCTCGATCAGATAGCTCGCCTCGGGGCGGCCAGCGCCGCGATAGGCATCGACCGGCGTGGTGTTGGTGTAGACCCCGATCACCTCGGCGTGGATCGCCGGGATGTTGTACTGGCCCGACAGCAGCGTCGCGTAGAGATAGGTCGGCACTGACGAGGAGAACAGCGACATGTAGGCGCCGAAATTGGCGTAGGTCTTCACCTTCAGGCCGATGATCTTGTTGTTGGCGTCGAACGCCATCTCGGCATGGGTCACATGGTCGCGGCCATGCGCGTCGGTGAGGAAGGCTTCGGTGCGGTCGCCGGTCCATTTCACGGGACGGCCGACTTTCTTCGAGGCCCACAACGCCACCATCTCTTCCGGATAGATGAAGATCTTCGAGCCGAAGCCGCCACCGACGTCGGGGGCGATCACGCGCAGCTTGTGCTCGGGGGCGATGTTGTAGAATGCCGACAGCACGAGGCGGGCGACGTGCGGGTTCTGCGATGTCGTATAAAGAGTGAAGTGCTCCTCCGCCGCGTCATAGTCGGCGATCGCCGCGCGCGGCTCCATCGCGTTCGGCGCGAGGCGGTTGTTGGTGACGTCGAGCTTGACCACGTTGGCAGCCTTCGAGAAGGCGGCGCTGACCGCGCCCTCGTCGCCGATCACCCAGTCATAGACCTGGTTGCCGGGTGCCTCGGGGTGGAGCTGCGGTGCGCCAGCCTTGATGGCCGACTGCATGTCGGCGACGGCCGGTAGCTCTTCGTAGTCCACGACCACGGATTCGGCCGCGTCGCGTGCGAGATTCTTGCTGTCGGCGATCACGACCGCGACGGCCTGGCCGACGAAGCGCACCGTCTCCGGCGCCATCGCCGGCCATGCGCCCATCTTCATCGGGCTGCCGTCCTTGGAGGTGATGGCCCAGCCGCAGATGAGGTTGCCGACCTTGTCGTCGACCAGCTGTTGCCCGGTGAGCACCGCGACCACGCCCGGCATCTTCAGCGCGGCGGACGAGTCGATCTTCCGCACCTTGGCG
The genomic region above belongs to Bradyrhizobium arachidis and contains:
- a CDS encoding Lrp/AsnC family transcriptional regulator encodes the protein MISVDAFDLKILTALQDDGRLTNQELAEVAGLSASQCSRRRMRLEEEKVIAGYHADLSSEALGFGVIAFIQVGLATHSPDNSKRFRALVNRIDEIQEAYSLTGDADYVLKAVLRDLKGLSNLVNDVLMPHQSVAHVRSSIVLDRLKESSKLPLKEIKPG
- the hppD gene encoding 4-hydroxyphenylpyruvate dioxygenase; translation: MGPFPHDAPPATITADNPMGTDGFEFVEYAHPNPEELHALFKLMGYAPVARHRTKKITVYRQGDINYLVNEEPGTHGFEFVAAHGPCAPSMAFRVVDAKAAYERAIALGAEQADVSSAQKTLDVPAIKGIGGSLLYLVDRYGAKGSAYDAEFEWLGERDPRPHGAGLFYLDHLTHNVHRGRMDVWAGFYEKLFNFRQIRFFDIEGRASGLFSRALTSPDGKIRIPINEDAGDSGQIEEYLKTYRGEGIQHIACGCREIHGTIEGLRAAGLPFMPSPPETYFEKIDARLPKHGEDVVRLQRNGILIDGEGVVDGGQTKVLLQIFSANAIGPIFFEFIQRKGDDGFGEGNFKALFESIEEDQIRRGVLKVGNAA
- a CDS encoding CaiB/BaiF CoA transferase family protein; the encoded protein is MLDKPAQNTSVRTSGPLSGFRVVEFAGIGPGPFACMMLADMGADVVTLDRVGARKSMKSVAGRGRKVIELDLKDKAAIAQVLDLLASADALVEGFRPGVMERLGLGPDVVLARNPKLVYGRMTGWGQEGPLANAAGHDINYISITGALAAIGTKEAPVPPLNLVGDFGGGALYLVVGVLAALLEAQKSGKGQVVDAAMCDGAASLMSFFFDMTTLGRWTEGRNQNFLDGGAHFYGVYECACGHFVSIGSIEPQFYALLREHAGLTDADFDAQMNPKAWPALKEKLKAVFKSKTREDWCRIMEGTDICFAPVLTMSEATQHPHMVAREVFLERHGVKQPAPAPRFSRTPSAVREPEGAEISAVTAAWKR
- a CDS encoding FAD binding domain-containing protein, whose translation is MYQTTYHRASSVDEAASLFGKGSEAKFLAGGQTLLPVMKQRLAGPSDLIDLGKIKELIGVEAAGDTLTIKAATPHYDVATSDVAKKAIPALAYLASLIGDPAVRYRGTIGGSIANNDPAADYPAALLALGATVKTNKRSIAAEDFFKGLFTTALEDGEIITAVSFPVLAKAGYAKMRHPASRFALTAVFVAQTKSGEIRVAATGASQSGVMRVGAIEAALKANWSPSALDSVSIPASGLLADIHGTAEYRANLVKVMAQRAVAAAG
- a CDS encoding xanthine dehydrogenase family protein molybdopterin-binding subunit; protein product: MGVEGIGARVVRKEDKRFITGKGRYVDDIKLTGMTHAHFIRSPHAHAKVRKIDSSAALKMPGVVAVLTGQQLVDDKVGNLICGWAITSKDGSPMKMGAWPAMAPETVRFVGQAVAVVIADSKNLARDAAESVVVDYEELPAVADMQSAIKAGAPQLHPEAPGNQVYDWVIGDEGAVSAAFSKAANVVKLDVTNNRLAPNAMEPRAAIADYDAAEEHFTLYTTSQNPHVARLVLSAFYNIAPEHKLRVIAPDVGGGFGSKIFIYPEEMVALWASKKVGRPVKWTGDRTEAFLTDAHGRDHVTHAEMAFDANNKIIGLKVKTYANFGAYMSLFSSSVPTYLYATLLSGQYNIPAIHAEVIGVYTNTTPVDAYRGAGRPEASYLIERLMETAARQLNVDPAQLRRTNFITQFPHQTPVIMAYDTGDFNASLDAAMKAIDYAGFAARKAQAKSQGKLRGIGVSCYIEACGIAPSKAVGSLGAGVGLWESAEVRVNPVGTIEILTGSHSHGQGHETTFCQLVADRLGVPISQVSIVHGDTDKVQFGMGTYGSRSAAVGLTAILKAMEKMESKAKKIAAHALEASEADIVIENGEFKVTGTDKAIAFPMVALAAYTAHNLPDGMEPGLKESAFYDPTNFTFPAGAYICELEVDPGTGKTSFVNFVAADDFGRLINPMIVEGQVHGGLAQGIGQALLEHAIYDANGQPVTASFMDYSMPRADDLPSFNLSHTTTLCPGNPLGIKGCGEAGAIGASAAVINAITDAIGKNNLEMPATPDRVWRTIHAA